Proteins encoded together in one Glandiceps talaboti chromosome 11, keGlaTala1.1, whole genome shotgun sequence window:
- the LOC144442070 gene encoding uncharacterized protein LOC144442070, which produces MQCHICETPYETQDCKRVHDHCHITGKYRGSAHESCNINFQVTKKIPVIFHNLKGYDSHFIVQTLENFNEKISIIPHSMEKFMAIMVGTNLVFIDSLNFLNASLEKLVNNTSDFKYTEQEFPNSLKLLTRKGVYPYDYMDSTKKFNDINLPLKETFYSILNETGITDEDYEHAQDIWKHFNMQTMGDYHDLYLKTDVLLLTDVFENFRKTCNLYYNLDPCHYFSAPGLSWDACLKMTKINLELLTDIDMHLFIEKGLRGGISYISAGHAKANNPYMKDHDPTQESKYIMYLDVNNLYGWAMVQSLPTDGFKWVDVNGLGELDSLDLDNYTNESERGLILEVDLEYPNELHDLHNDYPLAPERLCITEDMLSPHNKKIRDLFNIKCGNIEKLTTTLKPKRNYVLHFQNLKQYLSLGLKVTKIHRAIEFNQSKWMSQYILFNTEKRKKAKNAFEKDFFKLMNNSVFGRTMMNVRKHRNIKLCTTEKQIKKLVSKPTFVTQKIITKGLVAVENKKERLTLNQPLYVGMSILDLSKTLMYDFHYNYIKEKYGSLAKLLFTDTDSLMYEIKAVDPYKDLYRDKDLFDNSDYSTESPYYFGFNKKVIGKMKDECAGLPITEFIGLRSKMYSYITETSSTRKAKGIKKIVIKKNITHEEYDCPF; this is translated from the coding sequence atgcaatgtcatatttgtgaaacACCATACGAGACTCAAGATTGTAAACGAGTCCATGATCATTGTCATATTACCGGTAAATATCGTGGTTCAGCGCATGAATCTTGTAATATTAATTTCCAAGTAACGAAGAAAATACCCGTTATATTCCACAATTTAAAAGGATATGACAGTCATTTCATCGTACAAACCcttgaaaattttaatgaaaagatTAGTATTATCCCACATTCTATGGAAAAGTTTATGGCTATAATGGTTGGTACTAATTtagtcttcatagatagtttaaatttcttgaatgcTTCATTAGAAAAACTCGTTAATAACACGAGTGATTTCAAATACACAGAACAGGAATTCCCtaatagtttaaaattattAACGAGAAAGGGTGTATATCCTTATGATTATATGGATTCCACCAAAAAATTCAATGATATTAATCTTCCACTAAAGGaaacattctattctattctaaatgaGACTGGTATTACCGATGAAGATTATGAGCATGCGCAAGATATATGGaagcattttaatatgcaaactaTGGGTGATTACCATGATCTGTACCTTAAAACTGATGTACTTTTATTAactgatgtatttgaaaatttccgaAAAACATGCAATCTATACTATAACCTCGACCCTTGTCATTACTTCAGCGCTCCAGGATTATCCTGGGATGCCTgcttaaaaatgactaaaattaatcTCGAACTATTAACGGATATAGATATGCATCTTTTTATAGAAAAGGGTCTTCGTGGAGGTATTTCATATATATCCGCTGGCCATGCAAAGGCAAACAATCCATATATGAAAGACCATGATCCAACCCAGGAAtcaaaatacataatgtatttagatgtaaataatttatatgGTTGGGCAATGGTTCAATCTTTACCAACGGATGGATTTAAATGGGTTGATGTAAATGGCCTTGGCGAGCTTGATTCGCTTGATTTAGATAATTATACCAATGAAAGTGAACGTGGATTAATTCTTGAAGTCGATCTGGAGTATCCTAACGAGTTGCACGATCTCCATAACGATTATCCTTTAGCTCCTGAGAGACTATGTATTACCGAAGATATGTTATCTCCGCATAATAAAAAGATACGTGacttatttaatatcaaatgcggaaatatagagaaattaacTACAACTTTGAAACCAAAAAGGAATTACGTACTTCATTtccaaaacttaaaacaatatttatcactcggtttaaaagtcactaaaatCCATAGAGCTATTGAGTTTAACCAATCGAAGTGGATGTcgcaatacattttatttaacacggaaaaaagaaagaaagctaAAAATGCATTCgaaaaagatttcttcaaaCTAATGAATAACTCTGTATTTGGACGAACCATGATGAATGTACGTAAGCAtcgtaatataaaattatgtacgacagaaaaacaaataaaaaaattagtatCTAAGCCAACGTTTGTTACGCAAAAAATTATAACTAAAGGATTGGTTGCTGTTGAAAACAAAAAGGAAAGATTAACCCTAAACCAACCTTTATATGTTGGGATGAGTATTCTTGATTTATCCAAAACTTTAATGTATGACTTTCATTACAactatatcaaagaaaaatatggttcATTAGCCAAGTTGTTATTCACAGATACTGACtcattaatgtatgaaattaaaGCTGTTGATCCCTATAAAGATTTATATCGAGACAAAGACCTGTTCGATAATAGTGATTACTCAACTGAGAGTCCATACtattttggttttaataaaaaagtaatcggtaaaatgaaagatgaatgtGCCGGTTTGCCAATCACTGAATTTATCGGACTTCGAAGTAAAATGTATTCTTATATCACAGAAACTTCGTCAACCCGAAAAGCAAAAGGTATTAAAAAGATAGttattaaaaagaatattacTCACGAGGAATATGACTgtcctttttga